A stretch of the Psychroserpens sp. Hel_I_66 genome encodes the following:
- a CDS encoding N-acetylmuramoyl-L-alanine amidase encodes MKKVLKNVSFVILLLKVCVIFGQELNAQKRIVIDVGHGGKDSGAVGINGIQEKDVVMSIANEISRLNNNLEKPLDIYLTRYSDTLISLSDRTKLARALKADLFVSLHCNHSDNPDARGIEVYALRKQERFSKASVFIGYQIESALCKAIGCESRGIKFANFQVLRETADYCPAILIELGFLSNVDEAQYLIRKENVLTIALSILKKL; translated from the coding sequence ATGAAAAAAGTGCTCAAAAACGTCAGTTTTGTGATTTTGCTCTTAAAAGTGTGTGTCATTTTTGGACAAGAATTGAATGCTCAAAAACGAATTGTAATTGACGTTGGACACGGCGGAAAAGATTCTGGTGCAGTAGGTATAAATGGCATCCAAGAAAAGGATGTGGTTATGTCCATTGCAAATGAGATTTCGAGGTTAAATAACAATTTGGAAAAACCACTCGATATTTATTTAACGAGGTATAGTGATACGCTCATTTCTTTATCTGACAGAACCAAGCTGGCGAGAGCTCTTAAAGCAGATTTATTTGTCTCTCTACATTGCAATCATTCTGATAATCCGGATGCGAGAGGGATTGAAGTTTATGCTTTGAGAAAACAAGAAAGGTTCTCTAAGGCATCGGTTTTTATAGGCTATCAAATTGAAAGCGCACTTTGTAAAGCAATTGGTTGTGAAAGTCGAGGTATAAAGTTTGCCAACTTTCAAGTGCTGAGGGAAACAGCAGATTATTGTCCTGCGATACTAATAGAATTGGGCTTTTTAAGCAATGTAGATGAAGCTCAGTATTTAATTAGAAAAGAAAATGTGCTCACCATTGCGCTATCAATTTTAAAGAAATTATAA
- the gcvH gene encoding glycine cleavage system protein GcvH produces the protein MEASDNLYFSKEHTWIKIENDTGTVGITTFAQSELGEIVYVDLPNLGDEFEQDEVFGSVEALKTVSDLFMPLSGEITSVNENLLENPTLVNEKPFSEGWMVKMQVSDLNELSNLLSYEAYQKSINK, from the coding sequence ATGGAAGCATCTGATAATCTATATTTTTCGAAAGAACACACTTGGATAAAAATTGAAAACGATACTGGAACAGTTGGCATTACCACTTTTGCACAAAGTGAACTTGGCGAGATAGTCTATGTTGACTTGCCAAACCTGGGCGATGAGTTTGAACAAGACGAAGTTTTTGGTTCTGTCGAAGCACTAAAAACTGTAAGTGATTTATTTATGCCACTTTCTGGCGAAATTACCTCAGTCAACGAGAATCTACTTGAAAACCCAACACTTGTTAATGAAAAACCTTTTAGCGAAGGTTGGATGGTCAAAATGCAAGTTAGTGACCTGAACGAGCTTTCAAATCTTTTGAGCTACGAGGCTTATCAAAAATCAATCAATAAATAA
- a CDS encoding metallophosphoesterase family protein yields MKIILFSDIHSNLPALQAFFKDLENREYDAIYCLGDLVGYNVWPNEVIEEIRKRKIPTIAGNYDFGIGRKSDDCGCAYKTDEEKANGKVSISLTNELVNDKNRAYLRTLPAHIKLEFQLNEDQLNVLLVHGSPRKINEYLFEDRAEKSMTRIMEQADADVMCFGHTHKPYHRTFDSADESTSHFRHAINIGSIGKPKDSDNRGSYVILDINENASVKDKDSISVEFVKFEYDIEKAAKAVEDSILPNSYADNLRNGY; encoded by the coding sequence ATGAAAATAATACTATTCAGCGATATTCATTCAAACTTACCTGCATTACAAGCATTTTTTAAAGATTTGGAAAACAGGGAATACGATGCCATCTACTGCCTTGGCGATTTGGTGGGTTATAATGTTTGGCCCAATGAGGTCATCGAGGAAATTAGAAAGCGAAAAATACCGACCATCGCCGGCAATTATGACTTTGGTATTGGCAGGAAAAGCGATGATTGCGGTTGCGCCTATAAAACTGATGAAGAAAAAGCAAATGGGAAGGTTTCAATTTCTTTGACCAACGAATTGGTTAATGATAAAAACAGAGCGTATCTGAGAACACTTCCAGCCCATATTAAATTGGAATTTCAATTGAACGAAGACCAGTTGAATGTGCTACTGGTACACGGTAGTCCACGAAAAATAAATGAATATCTTTTCGAGGATAGGGCAGAGAAAAGTATGACTCGCATAATGGAACAAGCCGATGCTGATGTGATGTGCTTTGGTCATACCCATAAACCTTATCACAGAACTTTCGATTCGGCAGATGAAAGTACGTCACATTTTCGGCACGCTATCAATATCGGGTCAATTGGCAAACCCAAAGACAGCGATAATCGAGGTAGTTACGTCATTTTAGATATCAACGAGAATGCTTCAGTTAAAGATAAGGACAGTATTTCTGTAGAATTCGTAAAGTTTGAGTACGATATCGAGAAAGCGGCAAAGGCGGTCGAAGACAGTATTTTACCCAACAGCTATGCTGATAATTTGAGAAACGGATATTAA
- a CDS encoding TraG family conjugative transposon ATPase translates to MNKINLSAYQPIVDIQDNIVFANNGNVILCYKGNLPEIYSLSEKDFEDMHGAWFQALKSLPVGTVVHKQDIYLKKSYSSEQLPNTTFLEKATHEHFKGRGHIEHSCYLFFILTKNKALNNPKYVNPFRKISKGIVQELDDNIKSFANSVSDSVSFINNSRKMDFVSLKAEDIQQLTSAYFNGFNEGYDTDILLDKKSVNIGENHFDALAINSELCFGESVQSSKTNEKFTSDDFVFHQGFIDGLGLTLNENHIVNQILYLDDKQKWRKLLDKKIEELNKSSNFGSQNKVVLGKIQHILDQINADDNARIIRGHLNIVYWSKDAKELDKITSKIKTEFKELDIIPYYPRGEERKNYILNSYCCFSSNFSNNDLYVTDLKHALCLFINNTNYKSDNIGIIFNDREHNIPVLKDVWDEKKKRIKARNFAIFAPTGEGKSFLANNILRQYFESGVRLVIIDLGGSYTKFAKLYPEKYTVLRYESGKNLGINPFYISDTNDLTPERLEDLSVFLFELFASDLKVTKAQSVSVKKILRHYYDSTSENHSLDGFYSFIERNQEDLLSTLKIHPDYFNVTSFLHVMSEYVGDGLYSFLFEVSEDQTYKIEDKRLIVFELDEVKDNKEILSVMLKLIKSAIQRTIWKNRAEKGIILFDEFAKQLKFENVLESVEFYYQAIRKQNGAIGIILQSINQLPNNSTSASILENTQVIYSLNNEKGYDELVKRLNLSSHDLNQLKSIKNNLSGPRKYTEMFIKIGRESNIFRLEVPKEVYAAYLTDGQENEEIMKLYNEYNDMQKAIIQFTSKT, encoded by the coding sequence ATGAACAAGATTAACCTTTCGGCATATCAACCTATTGTAGATATTCAAGACAATATCGTATTTGCCAATAATGGCAATGTTATTCTGTGCTACAAAGGAAATCTGCCGGAAATCTACTCGTTATCTGAAAAGGATTTTGAAGATATGCACGGTGCTTGGTTTCAGGCATTAAAGTCATTGCCAGTTGGTACTGTGGTTCATAAACAGGATATCTACCTGAAGAAATCCTATTCATCAGAACAACTTCCGAATACAACCTTTCTGGAAAAGGCTACCCACGAACATTTTAAAGGTCGTGGACATATCGAGCACAGCTGCTATTTGTTCTTCATCTTGACCAAAAATAAGGCACTCAACAATCCGAAATACGTCAATCCGTTCCGAAAAATTTCAAAGGGAATCGTACAGGAACTGGATGACAATATCAAGAGTTTCGCCAACTCGGTAAGCGATTCCGTTTCCTTTATCAACAATAGCCGAAAAATGGATTTTGTTTCGCTTAAAGCGGAAGACATTCAGCAATTAACAAGTGCCTATTTCAATGGTTTTAATGAAGGCTACGATACCGATATTTTATTGGACAAAAAAAGCGTCAATATTGGCGAAAACCATTTTGATGCCCTTGCCATCAATAGCGAACTGTGCTTTGGCGAAAGTGTACAGAGTAGCAAAACCAATGAGAAATTCACTTCTGACGATTTTGTATTTCATCAAGGGTTTATTGATGGCTTAGGGCTTACGCTTAACGAGAACCATATCGTTAATCAGATTTTGTATTTGGATGACAAACAAAAGTGGCGTAAGCTGCTCGACAAGAAGATTGAAGAACTCAATAAGAGTTCCAATTTCGGTTCACAAAACAAAGTGGTACTTGGTAAAATTCAGCACATCCTTGACCAAATAAATGCCGATGATAATGCCAGAATCATTCGTGGTCATTTGAACATAGTGTACTGGTCTAAAGATGCCAAAGAGCTTGACAAGATAACTTCAAAAATCAAAACTGAATTTAAAGAATTGGATATCATCCCGTATTATCCACGAGGCGAAGAACGTAAAAACTATATTCTAAATAGTTACTGCTGCTTTTCATCCAACTTTTCAAACAACGATTTATATGTAACCGATTTAAAACACGCGCTCTGCTTGTTCATCAATAACACCAACTATAAAAGCGATAATATCGGAATCATCTTTAATGACCGTGAACATAACATTCCTGTTCTGAAGGATGTTTGGGACGAAAAGAAGAAACGCATCAAGGCAAGGAACTTTGCCATTTTCGCGCCAACTGGCGAGGGCAAATCCTTTTTGGCCAATAACATTTTGCGCCAGTATTTTGAAAGTGGTGTTCGTTTGGTCATTATCGACTTAGGTGGCTCGTACACCAAATTCGCAAAGCTCTATCCTGAAAAATATACGGTGCTTCGCTACGAAAGCGGAAAGAACTTAGGCATCAACCCATTTTACATAAGTGATACAAATGACCTCACACCAGAACGCTTGGAAGACTTATCCGTTTTCCTATTTGAACTCTTTGCTTCAGATTTAAAAGTTACGAAAGCACAATCGGTTTCCGTTAAAAAGATACTACGCCATTATTATGATAGTACTTCTGAAAATCACTCGTTAGATGGTTTTTACAGCTTTATAGAAAGGAATCAGGAAGACCTTCTGAGCACTTTAAAAATCCATCCCGACTACTTCAATGTCACGAGCTTCTTGCACGTAATGTCAGAATATGTCGGCGATGGTCTATATAGCTTTCTATTTGAAGTAAGCGAAGACCAAACCTATAAAATCGAAGACAAACGATTAATAGTTTTTGAGCTTGACGAGGTAAAGGATAATAAGGAAATCTTGTCTGTAATGTTGAAGCTGATAAAGTCAGCCATCCAAAGAACCATTTGGAAAAATAGGGCTGAAAAAGGAATTATCCTATTTGATGAGTTTGCCAAACAGCTGAAGTTTGAAAATGTACTGGAAAGTGTAGAATTCTACTATCAAGCTATCCGTAAACAGAATGGTGCAATCGGTATCATTCTACAATCCATCAACCAGCTGCCCAACAATTCAACTTCAGCAAGTATTCTCGAAAATACGCAAGTCATTTATAGCTTAAATAACGAAAAAGGTTACGACGAATTGGTTAAAAGGCTCAATCTATCCAGCCACGATTTAAACCAATTAAAATCGATTAAAAACAACCTTTCTGGTCCACGCAAATACACCGAAATGTTCATCAAAATTGGTAGGGAAAGTAACATTTTCCGGCTTGAAGTTCCGAAGGAAGTGTACGCAGCTTACCTGACCGATGGACAGGAAAATGAAGAAATAATGAAGCTCTACAACGAATATAACGATATGCAAAAAGCAATAATTCAATTCACATCTAAAACATAA
- the traM gene encoding conjugative transposon protein TraM — translation MKVEKNKIVFAAVLAVIFIFLISYSVMVLGDDDTEIENLKQTLVPDLEENQKEYDSKLDAINDLKKVRENNAPSIYDEKLIDSFGFYDPDLPEREKERIVDSIYEAGKIQYTSKRYQNLGQKRTVRKAISKIDSAEVKREQKIEAKELGLEHQLFFAASPKPNEVSIIGNTDETIYVVVDGDQIVKANTRLRMRLTKTATINGKLMPKNTPIFGFISFQPNRALIEIENIKHHPTKLKAFDLSDGSEGIYVQNNFRAEATTEVLDDIIGDINIPTVPQIGGISKVLRRNNRNVKVMVLNNYKLILKPKL, via the coding sequence ATGAAAGTTGAAAAGAATAAAATAGTATTCGCTGCCGTATTGGCTGTGATTTTTATATTCCTGATTTCCTATTCTGTAATGGTATTGGGCGATGATGATACTGAAATTGAAAACCTAAAACAGACCTTGGTACCTGATTTAGAGGAAAACCAAAAAGAATACGACTCTAAACTGGATGCTATAAATGACTTAAAGAAAGTTCGTGAAAATAACGCGCCCAGCATCTACGATGAAAAGCTGATTGATTCCTTTGGATTCTACGACCCAGATTTACCAGAACGCGAAAAAGAGCGTATTGTAGATAGCATCTATGAAGCTGGCAAAATTCAATATACATCGAAACGATACCAAAACTTAGGACAGAAAAGAACTGTTCGCAAAGCGATATCAAAAATTGATTCTGCTGAAGTAAAGCGGGAACAAAAAATTGAAGCCAAAGAATTAGGCTTAGAACATCAATTGTTCTTTGCTGCTTCGCCAAAACCCAATGAGGTTTCAATCATTGGTAATACAGATGAAACAATTTACGTGGTTGTAGATGGCGACCAAATAGTCAAAGCGAATACCAGATTACGAATGCGACTTACCAAAACAGCTACCATCAATGGTAAGCTGATGCCAAAGAACACACCTATTTTCGGTTTTATAAGCTTTCAACCTAATCGTGCGCTCATTGAAATTGAAAACATTAAGCACCATCCTACAAAACTCAAAGCTTTTGATTTATCTGATGGTAGTGAAGGTATTTATGTACAGAACAATTTTCGGGCAGAAGCCACCACCGAAGTCTTGGACGATATTATTGGCGATATCAACATTCCTACCGTACCACAAATTGGTGGTATATCCAAAGTACTCAGACGTAACAACCGAAACGTAAAAGTTATGGTATTGAATAATTATAAATTAATTCTAAAACCTAAATTATGA
- a CDS encoding DUF4138 domain-containing protein — MRATILIFAILISPFTKAQTTKVLDTIYANDTKNVALFFPEPIRQGITGSDNFVFTYNREKEQYFGLLQAKPGKESNLLVVNRNGSIFSYIIRYKKQLSKLNYFIPLSNSIGNEKPIVTDSTLVESSEELVDNKTYYYQKFCSYLLERGLRFGYFTKRKSGVILSIENIVFDKEELYFVIQIKNNSTLDYDLNFLNLSIETRQKGKRKSLQRLYQEPMYKHNLPSKIKENEMARFVYVMPKFSLSNDRRAILELNEKNGERNIELKISHRYINNPN; from the coding sequence ATGAGAGCAACAATTTTAATATTTGCGATACTGATTTCCCCTTTCACGAAAGCTCAAACAACCAAAGTTCTCGACACCATTTATGCCAACGACACCAAAAACGTTGCGCTATTCTTTCCAGAACCTATACGGCAAGGTATTACTGGTTCAGATAATTTTGTATTTACATACAATCGTGAAAAAGAACAGTATTTTGGGCTTCTTCAAGCAAAGCCAGGAAAGGAAAGTAATCTTCTGGTAGTCAATAGAAATGGTTCAATTTTTTCGTATATTATAAGATATAAAAAACAGCTCTCTAAGCTCAATTATTTCATTCCGCTATCAAATAGTATCGGTAATGAAAAACCGATTGTAACTGATTCGACGCTTGTTGAATCTTCTGAAGAACTTGTAGATAATAAAACCTATTATTACCAAAAATTCTGCTCGTATCTTCTTGAAAGAGGTCTACGATTTGGTTACTTCACAAAACGAAAAAGTGGTGTGATTTTGAGCATTGAGAATATTGTTTTTGATAAAGAAGAACTCTACTTCGTTATTCAAATTAAGAATAATTCTACATTGGATTACGATTTGAATTTCTTGAACCTTTCGATTGAAACTCGGCAAAAAGGTAAAAGAAAATCGTTGCAACGTCTCTATCAAGAACCGATGTACAAACATAATCTGCCGTCTAAAATTAAGGAAAATGAAATGGCTCGCTTTGTATATGTGATGCCCAAATTTTCATTATCCAATGACCGTAGGGCAATTTTGGAACTGAACGAGAAAAATGGCGAACGCAATATAGAACTGAAAATATCACATAGATATATTAATAATCCAAATTAG
- a CDS encoding DUF6428 family protein, with protein sequence MKLSEVKRQLTQLDRIAFQLPNGDLVPSHFHVTEVGKITKHFIDCGGTVRNEEVANFQLWNANDYDHRLHPEKLLNIIELSEKILGIEDLEIEVEYQAETIGKFGLDFDGSNFLLTTKQTDCLAKDQCGIPTEKPKMKLSEIQTSTSCAPGSGCC encoded by the coding sequence ATGAAACTATCAGAAGTTAAAAGACAACTTACCCAATTGGACAGAATTGCTTTCCAACTACCAAACGGCGATTTAGTACCCAGCCATTTTCACGTTACCGAAGTAGGGAAGATTACAAAACACTTTATCGACTGCGGTGGAACAGTACGCAACGAAGAAGTTGCCAATTTTCAGCTTTGGAATGCAAACGACTATGACCACAGGTTACATCCAGAAAAACTATTGAACATCATTGAGCTTTCAGAGAAAATATTGGGTATAGAAGATTTAGAAATTGAAGTGGAATACCAAGCCGAGACCATCGGTAAATTCGGACTTGATTTTGACGGAAGCAATTTTCTGTTGACGACCAAACAAACGGACTGTTTGGCCAAAGACCAATGTGGTATTCCAACGGAAAAACCAAAAATGAAATTATCTGAAATTCAAACTTCAACTTCTTGCGCACCAGGAAGTGGTTGTTGCTAA
- a CDS encoding conjugal transfer protein TraK: MKTPYKNIYNVLKLNRFIVLAVVVCALLSSTFSVWMVFNTNQKALNSAFAINTDGSIIPLKLVTQKENFRVEALAHLDLFHNYFYNIDASNYERNLEKALWLGNSSVDNLYRQKKADGVYNRLLQYSLVQKVLSTDSRINENNGSYSFTTTTIFEINRGSIIDTYELVSTGNLIMVDRNFPNNPHGLLITNYFENTLKKLNDES; encoded by the coding sequence ATGAAAACACCATACAAAAATATTTATAACGTCCTAAAATTGAATCGGTTTATCGTTTTGGCAGTTGTTGTCTGTGCCTTACTGTCCAGTACCTTTTCAGTTTGGATGGTATTCAATACAAATCAAAAAGCGCTCAATAGTGCTTTTGCAATCAATACAGATGGCAGTATAATTCCCCTGAAGCTCGTAACTCAAAAAGAGAATTTTAGAGTCGAAGCTCTGGCACATTTAGACTTGTTTCACAACTACTTCTATAACATCGATGCCAGTAACTATGAAAGGAATTTGGAAAAAGCACTTTGGTTAGGCAATAGCTCTGTGGATAATCTTTACCGTCAGAAAAAAGCGGATGGCGTTTATAACCGATTACTTCAGTATTCATTGGTTCAAAAAGTATTGAGTACTGACTCAAGGATAAACGAAAATAATGGCTCATATAGTTTTACAACCACCACCATTTTTGAAATTAACAGAGGTTCAATAATTGACACCTACGAATTGGTTTCAACAGGAAACCTGATTATGGTTGACCGAAACTTTCCCAATAATCCGCACGGACTTCTAATTACAAATTACTTCGAGAACACCTTAAAAAAACTAAACGATGAAAGTTGA
- a CDS encoding ArsR/SmtB family transcription factor — protein sequence MGLAKTEIFTDEQNQISVFAKAFGHPARVAILQHLFKIDTCFCGDLVKEIGLAQPTISQHLKELKYLGLIKGTVEGTSVCYCIDIENWKGMKDIMTAFLGQDLLPKDECC from the coding sequence ATGGGATTGGCCAAAACCGAAATATTTACAGATGAGCAAAACCAAATATCGGTTTTTGCGAAAGCATTTGGACATCCCGCAAGAGTTGCCATATTGCAACATCTTTTTAAAATTGACACTTGTTTCTGTGGCGATTTGGTAAAGGAAATAGGCTTGGCTCAACCCACAATTTCCCAACATTTAAAGGAATTAAAGTATTTAGGACTTATTAAAGGAACAGTTGAGGGTACGAGTGTTTGCTATTGTATAGACATTGAAAACTGGAAAGGGATGAAGGATATTATGACAGCGTTTTTGGGACAGGATTTGTTACCAAAAGATGAATGTTGCTAA